A DNA window from Rhodococcus sp. Z13 contains the following coding sequences:
- a CDS encoding AraC family transcriptional regulator: protein MNSWTSRRAATSAALLVSFGRERGIAPQTLLAGTGLTEAALAEPGREITDEQELTVITNLVTALDDAPGEGFVLGRRYQAVVHGIFGYALLSCATVREAIEVGTRFFDLTFAFSRAALRYDGDEVRFCLDDRHVPAQARGFLFERDVSGMLTHWEALWGDRSEVRRIEVDSTLGERVGPVLASHGYRVVGTTGPHAVVVDARALDRPMPTASPEAAAVLLRECAELLQRRQSRSGLSSSVREVLLRTAAEGPTQERVARELGTSVRTLRRRLGEEGTSYRAIVAETFGAVAEELLDAGLPVERVARRLGYSDASSFTVAFKRWTGRTPGRGRTIRNYSG from the coding sequence GTGAACAGCTGGACCTCCCGCCGCGCGGCGACGAGCGCGGCCCTGCTCGTGTCGTTCGGCCGTGAACGCGGCATCGCCCCGCAGACACTGCTTGCCGGCACCGGGCTGACCGAAGCCGCTCTGGCGGAGCCGGGACGGGAGATCACCGACGAGCAGGAACTGACGGTGATCACCAACCTGGTGACGGCACTGGACGACGCGCCGGGGGAGGGGTTCGTGCTCGGCCGCCGCTATCAGGCCGTGGTGCACGGCATCTTCGGCTACGCCCTGCTCAGCTGCGCGACGGTGCGGGAGGCGATCGAGGTCGGCACCCGTTTCTTCGATCTCACCTTCGCGTTCTCCCGGGCAGCCCTGCGCTACGACGGCGACGAGGTTCGTTTCTGTCTCGACGACCGGCATGTGCCGGCACAGGCCCGCGGGTTCCTGTTCGAACGGGACGTGTCGGGGATGCTCACACACTGGGAAGCCCTGTGGGGAGACCGGTCCGAGGTACGGCGTATCGAGGTGGACTCGACGCTGGGGGAGCGGGTGGGTCCGGTCCTGGCCTCGCACGGCTACCGGGTCGTCGGAACCACCGGGCCGCACGCGGTGGTCGTGGACGCGCGGGCGCTGGATCGCCCCATGCCGACCGCCAGCCCGGAGGCCGCGGCGGTGCTGTTGCGGGAGTGCGCCGAGCTGCTGCAGCGACGACAGAGCCGCAGCGGGCTGAGCAGCAGTGTGCGGGAGGTGCTGCTGCGGACCGCAGCGGAGGGGCCGACCCAGGAGCGGGTGGCTCGGGAGCTGGGGACCAGCGTGCGCACACTGCGACGCAGGCTGGGGGAGGAGGGGACCTCCTACCGTGCGATCGTCGCGGAGACCTTCGGGGCGGTGGCCGAGGAACTGCTCGATGCCGGGTTGCCGGTGGAGAGGGTGGCGAGACGACTGGGCTACTCGGACGCGTCGAGCTTCACGGTCGCCTTCAAACGATGGACCGGACGGACCCCGGGGCGTGGCAGAACGATCCGAAATTATTCTGGATAA
- a CDS encoding MFS transporter codes for MSAVREPLQRAALYAGGFLGPFGGSVVVSMLPEIGADVGVSTGAAATTVTAYLAVFAATMLFSGTLGTRWGRVRTVRSAYAVYAAVSLAAALAPTFSLLLGARMLQGAANAFTTPILLAALAMVTPKDRLGRALGLFGAMQATGQTVAPLVGGLAAETSWRWSFVVLAAAAVVLTVIGLPDSVRDETAGREPARLRDALGPYVLRIGVVALLGNAALGGLNFLLAFRTEDFFGLTSSQRGALLTLFGLAGILTARPVGMLIDRVGARRSLIVGALGGAALVVTIGGASSLVIISVAWFLAGVASQCILVGVNAAVLGGGGGNRGGAVSVVQAFRFGGQAFSPVLLTPVYGAEPFAAFLVPAVLLATVVPIATPRTGPRPS; via the coding sequence GTGAGCGCGGTTCGCGAACCGCTGCAGCGCGCGGCGCTGTACGCGGGTGGATTCCTTGGGCCCTTCGGCGGCAGTGTCGTCGTGTCGATGCTCCCGGAGATCGGTGCCGACGTCGGCGTCTCCACCGGGGCCGCGGCCACCACGGTCACCGCCTACCTCGCGGTGTTCGCAGCGACCATGCTGTTCTCCGGCACACTCGGTACCCGCTGGGGGCGGGTGCGCACCGTCCGCAGCGCCTATGCGGTGTACGCGGCCGTATCGCTCGCCGCTGCTCTTGCTCCCACCTTCTCCCTGCTCCTCGGCGCGCGGATGCTGCAGGGCGCCGCGAACGCCTTCACCACTCCGATCCTCCTCGCCGCCCTGGCGATGGTCACCCCCAAGGACCGGCTCGGTCGGGCGCTCGGGTTGTTCGGGGCGATGCAGGCCACCGGTCAGACCGTCGCCCCTCTGGTGGGCGGACTCGCCGCCGAGACCAGCTGGCGCTGGTCGTTCGTGGTCCTCGCCGCCGCGGCGGTGGTACTCACCGTCATTGGCCTGCCCGACTCGGTACGCGACGAGACGGCCGGCCGCGAACCGGCCCGCCTGCGTGACGCACTCGGACCGTACGTGCTTCGGATCGGTGTGGTGGCTCTGCTCGGCAACGCTGCACTCGGCGGATTGAACTTCCTGTTGGCCTTCCGCACCGAGGACTTCTTCGGGCTCACCTCGTCCCAGCGCGGTGCCCTGCTGACCTTGTTCGGTCTCGCCGGCATCCTCACCGCCCGTCCTGTCGGCATGCTCATCGACCGTGTGGGCGCCCGCCGCTCGCTGATCGTCGGCGCGCTCGGCGGGGCGGCCCTCGTGGTGACGATCGGTGGTGCGTCCTCCCTGGTGATCATCTCCGTCGCCTGGTTCCTCGCGGGAGTCGCATCGCAGTGCATCCTGGTCGGCGTCAACGCCGCAGTACTCGGCGGCGGTGGCGGCAACCGCGGCGGTGCGGTCTCGGTGGTACAGGCTTTCCGCTTCGGCGGCCAGGCCTTCTCCCCTGTGCTGCTCACACCGGTCTATGGGGCAGAGCCTTTCGCGGCCTTCCTCGTACCTGCTGTTCTGCTCGCAACGGTGGTGCCCATCGCGACACCTCGGACCGGTCCTCGCCCTTCCTGA
- a CDS encoding phosphoribosyl-ATP diphosphatase, with protein sequence MKQSMSVKTFDSLFAELSERAATRPEGSGTVAALDAGVHFQGKKVLEEAGEVWIAAEYQSDEELSEEISQLLYWLQVLMVGRGLKLEDVYKHL encoded by the coding sequence ATGAAACAATCGATGTCCGTGAAGACCTTCGATTCCCTGTTCGCCGAGCTGTCCGAACGCGCCGCGACCCGTCCCGAGGGCTCCGGTACCGTCGCCGCCCTGGACGCCGGCGTGCATTTCCAGGGCAAGAAGGTACTCGAGGAGGCCGGTGAGGTCTGGATCGCCGCCGAGTACCAGTCCGACGAGGAACTGTCCGAGGAGATCTCGCAGCTGCTGTACTGGCTGCAGGTGCTGATGGTCGGGCGGGGACTGAAGCTCGAGGACGTCTACAAGCATCTGTGA
- a CDS encoding PAC2 family protein, with translation MSAPDFPESPDQDVPVLRDPVLVAAFEGWNDAGDAASGAVEHLELIWDAEPFAELDSEEYYDYQVNRPQVRLIDGVTREIVWPTTRLSLCSPPGADRDVVLLHGIEPSMRWRSFCDAIIELVDELQVHTVVLLGALLADTAHTRPVPVTGTAYSSEAAERFKLQTSRYEGPTGITGVLQDAFVRAGIPAVSFWAAVPHYVSNPPNPKATVALLRRVEDVLDIEVPLGELPLLAEEWEQTVTDMIEDDEEIAEYVRTLEERGDAEAEEDISEVIAKIDGDALAAEFERYLRRRGPGGFNR, from the coding sequence GTGAGCGCACCCGACTTTCCCGAGAGCCCGGACCAGGACGTCCCAGTCCTGCGCGATCCGGTACTCGTCGCCGCCTTCGAAGGGTGGAACGACGCCGGCGACGCCGCCAGCGGCGCCGTCGAACATCTCGAACTGATCTGGGACGCCGAGCCCTTCGCCGAGCTCGACTCGGAGGAGTACTACGACTACCAGGTCAACCGGCCCCAGGTCCGGCTCATCGACGGCGTCACCCGCGAGATCGTCTGGCCCACCACCCGGCTGTCCCTGTGCTCGCCTCCCGGCGCCGACCGCGACGTCGTCCTGCTCCACGGCATCGAACCGAGCATGCGCTGGCGCAGCTTCTGCGACGCCATCATCGAACTCGTCGACGAACTGCAGGTCCACACCGTCGTGCTGCTCGGAGCCCTCCTCGCCGACACTGCCCACACCCGGCCCGTCCCGGTGACCGGCACCGCCTACAGCTCCGAGGCCGCCGAACGCTTCAAGCTGCAGACCTCCCGCTACGAAGGCCCCACCGGCATCACCGGCGTCCTGCAGGACGCCTTCGTCCGCGCCGGCATCCCCGCCGTGTCCTTCTGGGCGGCCGTCCCCCACTACGTGTCCAACCCACCCAACCCCAAGGCCACCGTCGCGCTGCTGCGTCGCGTCGAGGACGTCCTCGACATCGAGGTGCCCCTCGGCGAACTCCCCCTGCTCGCCGAGGAGTGGGAACAGACCGTCACCGACATGATCGAGGACGACGAGGAGATCGCCGAGTACGTGCGGACCCTCGAGGAACGCGGCGACGCAGAGGCCGAGGAGGACATCTCGGAGGTCATCGCGAAGATCGACGGCGACGCCCTCGCCGCGGAGTTCGAGCGCTATCTGCGTCGACGGGGCCCCGGCGGCTTCAACCGGTGA
- a CDS encoding rhodanese-related sulfurtransferase gives MAVPKIVLFYRFTPLPDPEAIRLWQYTLASSLGLTGRILLSEHGINGTVGGDIAAVKKYVRGLRSYAAFKDTDVKWSDGTGDDFPRLSVKVRPEIVTFGVPEEIKVDENGIVDGGVHLSPHAVHELVAERGDEVVFFDGRNRFEAEIGRFRGAIVPDVATTRDFVAELDSGRYDHLKHRPVVTYCTGGVRCEVLSALMRHRGFEEVYQIDGGIVRYGETFGDEGLWEGSLYVFDGRMNVEFSDAATVIGRCTLCGTPTSRYRNHPDVQGRELTLVCESCVPDPVEA, from the coding sequence GTGGCGGTCCCGAAGATCGTGCTGTTCTACAGGTTCACGCCGCTGCCGGATCCGGAGGCGATCCGGTTGTGGCAGTACACCTTGGCGTCGTCGCTGGGGTTGACGGGCCGGATCCTGCTCTCCGAGCACGGCATCAACGGCACCGTGGGCGGGGACATCGCCGCGGTGAAGAAGTACGTGCGGGGTCTGCGCAGCTATGCGGCGTTCAAGGACACCGATGTCAAGTGGTCGGACGGCACCGGCGACGATTTCCCGCGGCTGTCGGTGAAGGTGCGGCCGGAGATCGTCACCTTCGGGGTGCCGGAGGAGATCAAGGTCGACGAGAACGGCATCGTCGACGGTGGGGTGCACCTGTCGCCGCACGCCGTGCACGAGCTGGTCGCCGAGCGCGGCGACGAGGTGGTGTTCTTCGACGGCCGTAACCGGTTCGAGGCGGAGATCGGGCGGTTCCGGGGTGCGATCGTGCCGGATGTGGCGACGACGCGGGATTTCGTGGCCGAGCTCGACAGCGGCCGGTACGACCATCTGAAGCACCGGCCGGTGGTGACCTACTGCACCGGTGGGGTGCGCTGCGAGGTGCTGTCGGCGCTGATGCGTCACCGTGGTTTCGAGGAGGTCTACCAGATCGACGGTGGCATCGTGCGGTACGGCGAGACCTTCGGCGACGAGGGCCTGTGGGAGGGTTCGCTGTACGTCTTCGACGGGCGGATGAACGTCGAGTTCAGCGACGCGGCGACGGTGATCGGCCGGTGCACGCTGTGCGGCACCCCGACCTCGCGGTACCGGAACCATCCGGACGTCCAGGGCCGGGAGCTGACCCTGGTGTGCGAGAGCTGCGTCCCGGATCCCGTGGAGGCGTAG
- the metH gene encoding methionine synthase, protein MSTPLHSVLLDALKRRVVIGDGAMGTMLQAADLSLDDFRGLEGCNEILNESRPDVIRGIHRAYFEAGADVVSTNTFGCNLPNLADYDIADRIRDLSERGARLAREVADEMGPSADGTPRMVIGSMGPGTKLPTLGHAPFAALRDAYVESALGMIDGGVDAILVETCQDLLQAKAAIIGSKRAMEQAGRRVPIVAHVTVETTGTMLLGSEIGAALTALEPLGIDLIGLNCATGPAEMTEHLRYLSQHARIPVSVMPNAGLPVLGANGAEYPLQPEELAEALAGFVAEYGLAFVGGCCGTTPEHIRQVAEAVRGVEPAPRAPQPEPGVSSLYTSVPFEQDASILMIGERTNTNGSKAFREAMLAADWDKCLDIAKDQIRDGAHMLDLNVDYVGRDGAVDMAELAGRFATSSTLPIMIDSTEPDVIRAGLEHLGGRCAVNSVNYEDGDGPGSRFERIMQHVVEHGAAVVALTIDEEGQARTADHKVRIAERLIADLTGKWGLSPQDIIVDALTFPISTGQEEVRRDAIETIEAIRRIHEAHPEVHFTLGISNVSFGLNPAARQVLNSVFLHECTEAGLDTAIVHASKILPMARIPEEQRQVALDLVYDRRREGYDPLQKLMELFEGVSAASARESRAQELAALPLFERLERRIVDGERNGLEDDLTEAMQTTPPLAIINDTLLSGMKTVGDLFGSGQMQLPFVLQSAEVMKAAVAFLEPHMESTGDEGKGRIVLATVKGDVHDIGKNLVDIILSNNGYEVINLGIKQPIATILEAAVDKRADVIGMSGLLVKSTVVMKENLEELNARGVAEQFPVLLGGAALTRSYVENDLAEIYEGKVSYARDAFEGLALMDRVMAEKRGEGPAPDSPEALEEARKAAERKERHERSKRIAEKRKAAATPAEIPARSDVAADLPVPTPPFWGTRVIKGIPLADYASLIDERALFLGQWGLRGQRGGDGPTYEELVETEGRPRLRYWLDRLATEGILQHAAVVYGYFPAVSEGDDVVVLTEARPDAPERYRFTFPRQQRPRFLCIADFVRSREDALASGQVDVWPFQLVTMGQPIADFANELFASNAYRDYLEVHGIGVQLTEALAEYWHRRVRQELVFPEGRTAADEDPEDVAEYFKLAYRGARFAFGYGACPNLEDRIKLVELLEPERIGVELSEELQLHPEQSTDAFVLHHPEAKYFNV, encoded by the coding sequence ATGTCCACCCCACTGCATTCCGTCCTGCTCGATGCGCTGAAGCGGCGCGTTGTCATCGGAGACGGGGCGATGGGCACCATGTTGCAGGCCGCGGATCTGTCGCTCGACGACTTCCGCGGCTTGGAGGGGTGCAACGAGATCCTCAACGAGTCTCGCCCCGATGTGATCCGTGGGATCCATCGGGCGTATTTCGAGGCCGGCGCGGACGTGGTCTCGACCAACACCTTCGGTTGCAACCTGCCCAACCTCGCCGACTACGACATCGCCGACCGTATCCGTGATCTGTCCGAACGTGGTGCCCGCCTCGCTCGTGAGGTGGCCGACGAGATGGGTCCCTCCGCCGATGGGACGCCGCGCATGGTGATCGGGTCGATGGGTCCGGGTACGAAGCTGCCCACCCTCGGTCACGCGCCTTTCGCGGCGCTGCGCGACGCGTATGTCGAGTCGGCGCTGGGCATGATCGACGGCGGCGTGGACGCGATCCTGGTGGAGACCTGCCAGGACCTGCTGCAGGCGAAGGCCGCGATCATCGGCAGCAAGCGGGCGATGGAGCAGGCGGGCCGGCGGGTGCCGATCGTCGCGCACGTGACGGTGGAGACGACGGGCACGATGCTGCTCGGGTCGGAGATCGGTGCGGCGTTGACGGCGTTGGAGCCGCTGGGCATCGACCTGATCGGTCTGAACTGCGCGACCGGCCCGGCCGAGATGACCGAGCATCTGCGGTACCTGTCGCAGCACGCGCGGATCCCGGTGTCGGTGATGCCGAACGCGGGTCTGCCGGTGCTGGGTGCGAACGGCGCGGAGTATCCGTTGCAGCCGGAGGAGCTGGCGGAGGCCCTGGCAGGGTTCGTCGCCGAGTACGGGCTGGCATTCGTCGGGGGCTGCTGCGGCACGACCCCGGAGCACATCCGGCAGGTCGCCGAGGCGGTGCGGGGTGTGGAACCGGCGCCGCGCGCCCCGCAGCCGGAGCCGGGGGTGTCGTCGCTGTACACCTCGGTGCCGTTCGAGCAGGACGCGTCGATCCTGATGATCGGTGAGCGGACGAACACGAACGGGTCGAAGGCGTTCCGGGAGGCGATGCTCGCCGCGGACTGGGACAAGTGCCTGGATATCGCGAAGGATCAGATCCGCGACGGTGCGCACATGCTGGACCTGAACGTCGACTACGTCGGTCGTGACGGTGCGGTGGACATGGCGGAGCTGGCGGGTCGGTTCGCGACGTCGTCGACGTTGCCGATCATGATCGACTCGACGGAGCCGGACGTGATCCGGGCGGGTCTCGAGCATCTCGGTGGCCGGTGTGCGGTGAACTCGGTGAACTACGAGGACGGTGACGGTCCGGGTTCGCGGTTCGAGCGGATCATGCAGCACGTGGTCGAACACGGTGCGGCGGTGGTCGCGTTGACGATCGACGAGGAGGGCCAGGCCCGTACCGCGGATCACAAGGTGCGGATCGCGGAGCGGTTGATCGCGGATCTGACGGGCAAGTGGGGTCTGTCGCCGCAGGACATCATCGTCGATGCGTTGACCTTCCCGATCTCGACGGGCCAGGAGGAGGTGCGCCGGGATGCGATCGAGACGATCGAGGCGATCCGGCGGATCCACGAGGCGCATCCGGAGGTGCACTTCACGCTCGGTATCTCGAATGTGTCGTTCGGTCTGAATCCGGCGGCGCGGCAGGTGCTGAATTCGGTGTTCCTGCACGAGTGCACCGAGGCGGGTCTGGACACGGCGATCGTGCACGCGTCGAAGATCCTGCCGATGGCGCGGATCCCGGAGGAGCAGCGGCAGGTCGCGCTGGATCTGGTGTACGACCGGCGGCGGGAGGGTTACGACCCGCTGCAGAAGCTGATGGAATTGTTCGAGGGTGTGTCGGCGGCGTCGGCACGCGAGTCGCGGGCGCAGGAGCTGGCGGCGTTGCCGTTGTTCGAGCGGCTGGAGCGGCGCATCGTCGACGGTGAGCGCAACGGTCTCGAGGACGATCTGACCGAGGCGATGCAGACCACCCCGCCGTTGGCGATCATCAACGACACGTTGTTGTCGGGGATGAAGACGGTCGGCGATCTGTTCGGGTCGGGGCAGATGCAGTTGCCGTTCGTGTTGCAGTCCGCCGAGGTGATGAAGGCGGCGGTGGCGTTCCTCGAGCCGCACATGGAGTCGACGGGCGACGAGGGCAAGGGCCGGATCGTGCTGGCGACCGTCAAGGGCGATGTGCACGACATCGGTAAGAACCTGGTGGACATCATCCTGTCGAACAACGGCTACGAGGTGATCAACCTCGGTATCAAGCAGCCGATCGCGACGATCCTGGAGGCGGCGGTCGACAAGCGCGCCGATGTGATCGGTATGTCGGGGCTGCTGGTGAAGTCGACGGTGGTGATGAAGGAGAACCTCGAGGAGCTCAACGCCCGCGGGGTGGCCGAGCAGTTCCCGGTGCTCCTCGGTGGTGCGGCGCTCACGCGCAGCTACGTGGAGAACGATCTGGCGGAGATCTACGAGGGCAAGGTGTCGTATGCGCGGGACGCCTTCGAGGGTCTGGCGTTGATGGACCGGGTGATGGCCGAGAAGCGGGGCGAGGGCCCGGCTCCGGACAGCCCGGAGGCACTGGAGGAGGCGCGGAAGGCCGCCGAGCGCAAGGAGCGGCACGAGCGCAGCAAGCGGATCGCGGAGAAGCGGAAGGCCGCGGCAACACCGGCGGAGATCCCCGCGCGCAGTGATGTGGCGGCGGATCTGCCGGTGCCGACCCCGCCGTTCTGGGGTACCCGGGTGATCAAGGGCATCCCGTTGGCGGACTACGCGTCGCTGATCGACGAGCGGGCGTTGTTCCTGGGGCAGTGGGGGCTGCGCGGGCAGCGCGGCGGTGACGGGCCGACCTACGAGGAGCTGGTGGAGACGGAGGGCCGGCCGCGGTTGCGGTACTGGCTGGACCGACTGGCGACCGAGGGGATCCTGCAGCACGCCGCGGTGGTGTACGGCTACTTCCCGGCGGTGTCCGAGGGTGACGACGTGGTGGTGCTGACCGAGGCGCGCCCGGATGCGCCGGAGCGGTACCGGTTCACCTTCCCGCGGCAGCAGCGGCCGCGTTTCCTGTGCATCGCCGATTTCGTGCGGTCGCGGGAGGATGCGCTGGCGTCGGGTCAGGTGGATGTGTGGCCGTTCCAGCTGGTGACGATGGGGCAGCCGATCGCGGATTTCGCGAACGAGCTGTTCGCGTCGAACGCCTACCGGGACTATCTGGAGGTGCACGGGATCGGGGTGCAGCTGACGGAGGCGCTGGCCGAGTACTGGCATCGGCGGGTGCGGCAGGAGCTGGTGTTCCCGGAGGGCCGGACGGCGGCGGACGAGGATCCCGAGGATGTCGCCGAGTACTTCAAGCTCGCCTATCGGGGTGCGCGGTTCGCGTTCGGCTACGGGGCGTGCCCGAATCTCGAGGACCGCATCAAGTTGGTGGAGCTGCTCGAGCCGGAGCGGATCGGGGTGGAGTTGTCGGAGGAGCTGCAGCTGCATCCGGAGCAGTCCACCGATGCGTTCGTGCTGCACCACCCGGAGGCGAAGTACTTCAATGTCTGA
- a CDS encoding pseudouridine synthase — protein sequence MRAAPLPVRDGLGPDRIRMPAEAVATTIVGYLRAAYPEEDWAARLAAGELVDEHGRAVTEDSRYQPTRFVYFYREPAPEVPVPFPVEVLHREDGLVVADKPHFLATIPRGAHIRESVVVRLRRELELPDLVPVHRLDRMTAGVLLCTTDPQRRRPYQQLFEQQRVRKVYEAVAGYRPELEFPRVVRSRIVKRHGELTAEQFLDGEPNAETRIELLERRGERARYRLHPRTGRTHQLRLHLAALGIPIVGDNFYPRFERRRADDFTEPLRLLARSLEFTDPISGVARWFVSDRVLQW from the coding sequence GTGCGGGCTGCACCGCTGCCGGTGCGCGACGGGCTCGGTCCGGACCGCATCCGGATGCCCGCCGAGGCCGTGGCGACCACGATCGTCGGCTATCTGCGGGCGGCGTATCCGGAGGAGGACTGGGCCGCGCGCCTCGCCGCGGGGGAGCTGGTGGACGAGCACGGCCGGGCGGTGACCGAGGACAGCCGGTATCAGCCGACGCGGTTCGTGTACTTCTACCGGGAGCCGGCGCCGGAGGTGCCGGTGCCGTTCCCGGTGGAGGTGCTGCACCGCGAGGACGGCCTGGTGGTGGCCGACAAGCCGCATTTCCTGGCGACCATCCCGCGGGGCGCGCACATCCGTGAGTCGGTGGTGGTGCGGCTGCGCCGCGAGCTGGAGCTGCCGGATCTGGTGCCGGTGCACCGCCTGGACCGGATGACGGCGGGGGTGTTGTTGTGCACCACCGATCCGCAGCGGCGGCGGCCCTATCAGCAGCTGTTCGAGCAGCAGCGGGTGCGGAAGGTGTACGAGGCGGTCGCCGGGTACCGGCCGGAGTTGGAGTTCCCGCGGGTGGTGCGCTCGCGGATCGTCAAGCGGCACGGGGAGTTGACGGCCGAGCAGTTCCTCGACGGGGAGCCGAATGCGGAGACCCGCATCGAGTTGCTCGAGCGGCGGGGGGAGCGGGCCCGTTATCGGCTGCATCCGCGCACGGGGCGGACGCACCAGTTGCGGTTGCATCTGGCGGCGTTGGGAATCCCGATCGTGGGGGACAACTTCTATCCGCGGTTCGAGCGGCGCCGCGCGGACGATTTCACCGAGCCGCTGCGGTTGCTGGCGCGGTCGCTGGAGTTCACCGATCCGATCTCGGGGGTGGCGCGGTGGTTCGTCAGCGACCGGGTCCTGCAGTGGTGA
- a CDS encoding SDR family NAD(P)-dependent oxidoreductase — MSANLQGRRVVITGGARGIGRATAEALVAAGARVAIGDIDQDLVRETAAAIGDRFGTTVLGAHVDVSDRASFEEFLGLAELELGGLDVLVNNAGIMPTGAFLDETDLVTDRQIGVNIRGVILGSKIAAARFTAQGHGQIVNLGSVVGIEGAPGLAVYSATKHAVIGLGAVLRQELAESNVVVSTIAPGFVRTELIAGMKPNALIEKVAMVGPEDVAAAIVDVITKRRPGLRYVPRAAGVILGVLKLLPEATRYRLSAAFGLQKLALNTDETARAAYRQRTEAPEPRTEATSPAKKNVSGSAR; from the coding sequence ATGAGCGCGAACCTGCAGGGCAGACGAGTGGTCATCACCGGTGGTGCCCGCGGCATCGGACGGGCGACCGCGGAGGCGCTGGTCGCCGCCGGCGCCCGCGTGGCCATCGGCGACATCGATCAGGACCTGGTGCGCGAGACCGCCGCCGCCATCGGGGACCGCTTCGGCACCACCGTGCTCGGCGCCCACGTCGACGTGAGCGACCGCGCCTCGTTCGAGGAGTTCCTCGGCCTCGCCGAACTCGAACTCGGCGGACTCGACGTGCTCGTCAACAACGCCGGCATCATGCCCACCGGTGCCTTCCTCGACGAGACCGACCTCGTCACCGACCGGCAGATCGGCGTGAACATCCGCGGCGTGATCCTCGGATCGAAGATCGCGGCCGCGCGCTTCACCGCCCAGGGCCACGGCCAGATCGTCAATCTCGGCTCCGTCGTGGGCATCGAGGGTGCACCCGGTCTCGCCGTCTACTCGGCCACCAAGCACGCGGTGATCGGCCTCGGCGCGGTGCTGCGCCAGGAACTGGCCGAGTCGAACGTCGTGGTCTCCACCATCGCACCGGGTTTCGTGCGCACCGAACTCATCGCGGGCATGAAGCCGAACGCCCTCATCGAGAAGGTCGCGATGGTCGGCCCGGAGGACGTCGCCGCCGCGATCGTCGACGTGATCACGAAGCGCCGCCCCGGCCTGCGGTACGTGCCGCGCGCGGCGGGGGTGATCCTCGGTGTGCTGAAGCTGTTGCCGGAGGCCACCCGCTACCGCCTGTCGGCGGCGTTCGGGCTGCAGAAGCTGGCGCTGAACACCGACGAGACCGCCCGGGCAGCGTACCGGCAACGCACCGAAGCGCCGGAGCCCCGCACCGAAGCGACCTCGCCCGCGAAGAAGAACGTGTCCGGCAGCGCACGCTGA
- a CDS encoding HAD family hydrolase yields MSEWVEAPLAVHNGALRAVLWDMDGTLLESERLWDVGMRELSLHLGGPMSEETRIATIGGPMDLAVYRTFAGLGLEPTEDEQAAAAVWLTEYMRALFAQGLPWRPGAQAALRTVREAGLGSVLVTNTERALCEVALDTLGREHFDHSVCGDEVPAGKPDPAPYLRAAELLGLDPAQCLAVEDSPTGAAAADAAGCTVLVVPSLVDVPGSARRVFRSTLEGLSAEDLHELHGAGVR; encoded by the coding sequence ATGTCTGAGTGGGTGGAGGCGCCGCTCGCGGTGCACAACGGTGCGTTGCGGGCGGTGCTGTGGGACATGGACGGCACGTTGCTCGAGTCGGAGCGCCTGTGGGACGTCGGGATGCGGGAGTTGTCGCTGCATCTCGGGGGTCCGATGAGCGAGGAGACCCGGATCGCCACGATCGGGGGTCCGATGGATCTGGCGGTGTACCGCACGTTCGCGGGGCTGGGTCTGGAGCCGACCGAGGACGAGCAGGCCGCGGCGGCGGTGTGGCTGACCGAGTACATGCGGGCGTTGTTCGCGCAGGGGTTGCCGTGGCGGCCGGGGGCGCAGGCGGCGTTGCGCACGGTCCGTGAGGCGGGGCTGGGGTCGGTGTTGGTGACCAACACCGAGCGGGCGTTGTGCGAGGTGGCGCTGGACACCCTGGGCCGCGAGCATTTCGATCATTCGGTGTGCGGTGACGAGGTGCCGGCCGGCAAGCCGGATCCGGCGCCCTATCTGCGGGCGGCCGAGCTGCTCGGGCTCGATCCGGCGCAGTGCCTGGCGGTGGAGGACTCGCCGACGGGTGCGGCCGCGGCGGACGCGGCGGGCTGCACGGTGCTGGTGGTGCCGTCGCTGGTGGACGTGCCGGGTTCGGCGCGGCGGGTGTTCCGGTCGACCCTCGAGGGGTTGAGCGCGGAGGATCTGCACGAGCTGCACGGGGCGGGGGTGCGCTGA